A single region of the Pseudomonas sp. GGS8 genome encodes:
- the fabZ gene encoding 3-hydroxyacyl-ACP dehydratase FabZ, translated as MMDINEIREYLPHRYPFLLVDRVVDLDVEGKRIRAYKNVSINEPFFNGHFPAHPIMPGVLIIEAMAQAAGILGFKMLDVKPADGTLYYFVGSDKLRFRQPVLPGDQLILEAKFISCKRQIWKFECQASVDGKPVCSAEIICAERKL; from the coding sequence ATGATGGACATCAACGAGATTCGCGAATACCTGCCTCACCGTTACCCGTTCCTGCTGGTGGATCGGGTCGTGGATCTGGATGTGGAAGGCAAGCGCATTCGCGCCTACAAGAATGTCAGCATCAACGAACCGTTCTTCAATGGTCACTTCCCTGCGCATCCAATCATGCCGGGCGTACTGATCATCGAAGCGATGGCTCAGGCTGCCGGGATCCTTGGTTTCAAAATGCTCGACGTGAAACCGGCTGACGGCACCCTTTACTACTTCGTCGGCTCCGACAAGCTGCGCTTCCGTCAGCCTGTGCTGCCGGGCGATCAATTGATCCTTGAAGCCAAGTTCATCAGTTGCAAGCGTCAGATCTGGAAGTTCGAATGCCAGGCTTCGGTCGATGGCAAGCCAGTCTGCTCCGCTGAAATCATCTGTGCGGAACGCAAACTATGA
- the lpxA gene encoding acyl-ACP--UDP-N-acetylglucosamine O-acyltransferase gives MSLIDPRAIIDPTAILADDVEVGPWSIIGAGVEIGEGTVIGPHVILKGPTRIGKHNRIYQFSSVGEDTPDLKYKGEETRLVIGDHNVIREGVTIHRGTVQDRSETTLGDHNLIMAYAHIGHDSVIGNHCILVNNTALAGHVHVEDWAILSGFTLVHQYCHIGAHSFSGMGTAIGKDVPAYVTVFGNPAEARSMNFEGMRRRGFSEDAIHALRRAYKVVYRQGLTVEQALAELAEPSLQFPEVAVFRDSIQSSTRGITR, from the coding sequence ATGAGTTTGATTGACCCTCGCGCAATCATCGATCCGACGGCCATCCTGGCCGACGACGTCGAAGTCGGCCCTTGGTCGATCATCGGCGCAGGTGTGGAAATCGGCGAGGGAACAGTGATCGGGCCGCATGTGATTCTCAAGGGCCCGACCCGAATCGGTAAGCACAACCGCATCTACCAGTTTTCTTCGGTAGGCGAGGACACGCCCGATCTGAAATACAAGGGCGAAGAAACCCGTCTGGTCATCGGTGATCACAACGTCATCCGCGAAGGCGTGACGATTCACCGCGGGACCGTTCAGGACCGTTCGGAAACTACCCTGGGCGATCACAACCTGATCATGGCCTATGCCCATATCGGTCACGACAGCGTTATCGGCAACCACTGCATCCTGGTCAACAACACTGCGTTGGCGGGCCATGTGCACGTTGAAGACTGGGCGATCCTGTCCGGCTTCACCCTGGTTCACCAGTATTGCCACATTGGTGCCCACAGCTTTTCCGGCATGGGCACTGCCATTGGCAAAGATGTTCCAGCTTACGTCACGGTATTCGGCAATCCGGCCGAAGCGCGCAGCATGAACTTCGAAGGCATGCGCCGTCGCGGTTTCAGCGAAGATGCGATCCACGCGTTGCGTCGTGCCTACAAAGTGGTTTACCGCCAGGGCCTGACGGTCGAGCAAGCGCTCGCCGAGCTGGCCGAACCCTCGCTGCAGTTCCCGGAAGTCGCGGTATTCCGTGACTCCATCCAGTCTTCGACCCGCGGCATCACCCGCTAA
- the lpxB gene encoding lipid-A-disaccharide synthase: MANLRIALVAGEASGDILGAGLMRALKAQHPAVEFIGVGGPLMQAEGLASCFPMERLSVMGLVEVLGRLRELLARRKKLVADLIAAKPDVFIGIDAPDFNLNIELKLRQAGIKTVHYVSPSVWAWRQKRVLKIREGCDLMLTLFPFEAKFYEEKGVPVRFVGHSLADAIPLEADRAAARAELGLPDGPLVALMPGSRGGEVGRLGALFLDTAQRLRALRPGVRFVVPCASPERRAQLEELLVGRDLPLTLLDGKSHLALAACDAVLIASGTATLEALLYKRPMVVAYRLAPLTFWILKRMVKSPYVSLPNLLAQRLLVPELLQDDATVEALAQTLSPLIEGGEEQTRGFDEIHRTLRLDASNQAADAVLNLIGRAQ; encoded by the coding sequence ATGGCCAATCTGCGTATAGCGCTGGTGGCGGGTGAAGCTTCCGGTGACATTCTGGGTGCGGGTCTCATGCGTGCGCTCAAGGCTCAGCATCCGGCGGTGGAGTTCATCGGTGTCGGTGGTCCGCTGATGCAAGCCGAAGGGCTGGCTTCCTGTTTCCCGATGGAACGCCTTTCTGTCATGGGGCTGGTGGAAGTGCTGGGCCGTTTGCGCGAGCTATTGGCGCGTCGCAAGAAACTGGTCGCCGATCTGATCGCCGCAAAGCCGGACGTGTTCATCGGTATCGATGCTCCGGACTTCAATCTCAATATCGAACTCAAGCTGCGTCAGGCCGGGATCAAGACCGTGCATTACGTTAGCCCGTCGGTCTGGGCCTGGCGGCAGAAGCGGGTGCTGAAGATCCGTGAAGGCTGCGATCTGATGCTGACACTGTTCCCGTTCGAAGCTAAATTTTATGAAGAGAAGGGCGTGCCGGTACGGTTTGTTGGGCATTCCCTGGCCGATGCGATCCCGCTTGAGGCCGATCGCGCCGCCGCGCGGGCCGAACTCGGTTTGCCGGACGGGCCGCTGGTCGCCCTGATGCCGGGCAGCCGCGGCGGTGAAGTCGGACGCCTCGGTGCGTTGTTCCTCGACACCGCCCAGCGCCTGCGGGCCCTGCGTCCGGGCGTGCGGTTCGTCGTGCCGTGCGCCAGCCCGGAACGCCGGGCCCAGCTTGAAGAGTTGCTGGTCGGGCGCGATCTGCCGTTGACCTTGCTCGACGGCAAATCCCATCTGGCGCTGGCGGCCTGCGACGCGGTGTTAATCGCTTCGGGAACCGCCACGCTGGAAGCATTGCTGTACAAGCGGCCGATGGTAGTCGCTTATCGCTTGGCGCCGCTGACGTTCTGGATTCTCAAACGGATGGTGAAGAGTCCCTACGTCTCGTTGCCGAATCTGCTGGCCCAGCGCCTGCTGGTGCCGGAGTTGTTGCAGGACGATGCGACAGTCGAAGCCCTGGCTCAGACTCTGTCGCCGCTGATCGAAGGTGGCGAGGAGCAGACCCGAGGCTTTGACGAAATCCACCGAACCCTGCGCCTGGACGCCTCCAATCAGGCAGCGGACGCGGTACTGAACCTGATTGGCAGAGCGCAATGA
- the rnhB gene encoding ribonuclease HII — protein sequence MSKTSRQMGLDFMLVDEVEDLVAGVDEVGRGPLCGAVVTAAVILDPSRPILGLNDSKKLTEARREKLYDEICEKALSWCIARAEVEEIDELNILHATMLAMQRAVEGLHIQPKLAMIDGNRCPKLAMRAEAVVQGDSKVPAIAAASILAKVSRDREMAAFELIYPGYGIGGHKGYPTPVHLEALTRLGPTPIHRRSFAPVRLAYEARESLIEG from the coding sequence ATGAGCAAAACAAGTAGGCAGATGGGCCTGGATTTTATGCTGGTCGATGAAGTTGAAGATCTGGTGGCAGGTGTCGATGAAGTCGGTCGCGGCCCGCTGTGCGGTGCCGTGGTGACCGCGGCGGTGATCCTTGATCCGAGCCGGCCGATTCTCGGCCTCAACGATTCGAAGAAACTCACTGAAGCCCGCCGCGAAAAACTCTACGACGAAATTTGCGAAAAAGCCCTGAGCTGGTGCATTGCCCGCGCCGAAGTCGAAGAAATCGACGAATTGAACATTCTCCATGCCACCATGCTAGCCATGCAGCGAGCGGTCGAGGGCCTGCACATTCAGCCGAAGCTGGCGATGATTGACGGCAACCGTTGTCCGAAACTCGCGATGCGCGCCGAAGCCGTGGTGCAAGGCGACAGCAAAGTGCCAGCCATCGCTGCGGCGTCGATTCTGGCCAAGGTCAGCCGTGATCGTGAAATGGCGGCGTTCGAACTGATTTACCCGGGCTACGGCATCGGTGGCCACAAAGGCTACCCGACGCCCGTTCATCTGGAAGCGCTGACGCGTCTGGGGCCGACACCGATTCACCGCCGCTCGTTCGCCCCGGTACGCCTGGCGTATGAAGCGCGGGAAAGCCTGATCGAGGGTTAG
- the dnaE gene encoding DNA polymerase III subunit alpha, with product MPASFVHLRLHTEYSLVDGLVRIKPLVKTLVGMNMPAVAVTDQNNMCSLVKFYKAAMGAGIKPICGADLWLSNKDPDNPLSRISLLAMNATGYRNLTELISRGFIDGQRNGSIIIEREWVAEASEGLIMLSAAKEGEIGLAMLGGNPDEAETLAREWMAVFPDRFYLEVQRTNRPNDEEQLHGAVALAEKIGAPLVATNDVRFIKQEDFEAHETRVCIGEGRALDDPRRSKNYSDQQYLKSAEEMAELFSDLPEALENTVEIAKRCNIEVKLGKHFLPNFPIPDGMTIDEYFRKVSFDGLEERLTVLLPKDTTEDYDAKRQVYVDRLNFELDIIIQMGFPGYFLIVMDFIQWAKNNGVPVGPGRGSGAGSLVAYVQKITDLDPLEYDLLFERFLNPERVSMPDFDVDFCMDGRDRVIDYVAEKYGRNAVSQIITFGSMAAKAVVRDVARVQGKSYGLADRLSKMIPFEVGMTLEKAYEQEEILRDFIKVDEEAAEIWEMARKLEGVVRNVGKHAGGVVIAPTKLTDFSPIYCDEAGDGLVTQFDKDDVEAAGLVKFDFLGLRTLTIIDWALKTINRDRAKVNEPPLDIAFIPLDDKPTYTLLQKAETTAVFQLESRGMKELIKKLKPDCLEDLIALVALFRPGPLQSGMVDDFINRKHGRAELAYPHSDYQYDGLKPVLAPTYGIILYQEQVMQIAQVMAGYTLGGADMLRRAMGKKKPEEMAKQRGGFIEGCATNNIDADLAGNIFDLVEKFAGYGFNKSHSAAYGLVSYQTAWLKAHYPAPFMAAVLSADMHNTDKVVTLIEEVRTMKLRLDAPDVNTSEFKFTVNDEGRIIYGLGAIKGVGEGPVEAITEARQEGPFKDLFDFCARVDLKRINKRTLDGLIRSGALDRLGPYFHDEQKAYQANIDRNRAVLLTAMEEAIKAAEQTARTHDSGHADLFGGLFVEEDADVYANHRKAKELTLKERLKGEKDTLGLYLTGHPIDEYEGEIRRFARQRIIDLKPARDTQTVAGMIIALRVMKNKKGDKMGFITLDDRSGRIEASLFADAFHSAQSLLQTDAMVVVEGEVSNDDFSGGLRLRVKRVMSMEDARTNLAESLRLKLHTKDLKGDQLRWLGELFKRHRGACPITMEYTSPDAKALLQFGETWRIDPADALIQALRDQFGRDNVFLQYR from the coding sequence ATGCCGGCTTCATTCGTTCATCTACGCCTGCACACTGAATATTCCCTGGTCGACGGTCTGGTGCGGATCAAACCGCTGGTCAAGACCCTGGTCGGTATGAACATGCCTGCCGTGGCGGTCACTGACCAGAACAACATGTGTTCCCTGGTCAAATTTTATAAAGCCGCCATGGGCGCCGGGATCAAGCCGATCTGCGGCGCCGACCTGTGGCTGTCGAACAAGGATCCGGACAACCCCTTGAGCCGGATCAGCCTGCTGGCGATGAACGCCACGGGTTATCGCAACCTCACCGAACTGATCTCCCGCGGTTTTATCGACGGCCAGCGCAATGGCTCGATCATTATCGAACGCGAGTGGGTGGCCGAAGCCAGCGAAGGCTTGATCATGCTGTCGGCGGCTAAAGAGGGCGAGATCGGCCTGGCAATGCTCGGCGGCAACCCGGACGAAGCCGAAACCCTGGCTCGCGAGTGGATGGCGGTGTTCCCGGATCGTTTCTATCTGGAAGTCCAGCGCACCAATCGCCCCAACGACGAAGAGCAACTGCACGGCGCTGTGGCCCTGGCCGAGAAAATCGGCGCTCCGCTGGTGGCGACCAACGACGTGCGCTTTATCAAGCAGGAAGACTTCGAAGCCCACGAAACCCGTGTTTGCATCGGTGAAGGCCGGGCCCTCGACGATCCGCGGCGTTCAAAGAATTACAGCGATCAGCAATACCTCAAAAGCGCCGAGGAAATGGCCGAGCTGTTCAGTGACCTGCCCGAGGCACTGGAAAACACGGTTGAGATCGCCAAGCGCTGCAACATCGAAGTGAAACTGGGCAAACACTTCCTGCCCAACTTCCCGATTCCCGATGGCATGACCATCGATGAGTACTTCCGCAAGGTTTCCTTCGACGGTCTGGAAGAGCGCCTCACCGTTCTGCTGCCCAAAGACACCACCGAAGACTACGACGCCAAGCGTCAGGTCTATGTCGACCGGCTGAATTTCGAGCTGGATATCATCATCCAGATGGGCTTCCCCGGTTACTTCCTGATCGTGATGGACTTTATCCAGTGGGCCAAGAACAACGGCGTACCGGTGGGGCCTGGCCGTGGGTCGGGTGCCGGGTCGCTGGTGGCCTATGTGCAGAAGATTACTGACCTTGACCCGCTGGAATATGACCTGCTGTTCGAACGTTTCCTTAACCCGGAACGGGTTTCCATGCCCGACTTCGACGTCGACTTCTGCATGGACGGCCGTGACCGCGTGATCGATTACGTGGCCGAGAAATACGGCCGTAACGCGGTGAGCCAGATCATCACCTTCGGTTCCATGGCGGCCAAGGCTGTGGTCCGTGACGTGGCGCGGGTGCAGGGCAAGTCCTACGGCCTGGCGGATCGTCTGTCGAAGATGATTCCGTTTGAAGTCGGCATGACCCTGGAAAAAGCCTACGAACAGGAAGAAATCCTGCGCGACTTCATCAAGGTCGATGAAGAAGCCGCGGAAATCTGGGAAATGGCGCGCAAGCTCGAAGGCGTTGTGCGTAACGTCGGCAAGCACGCTGGTGGTGTGGTAATCGCGCCGACCAAACTGACCGACTTCTCGCCGATCTATTGCGACGAAGCGGGCGACGGCCTGGTAACCCAGTTCGACAAGGACGACGTCGAGGCTGCTGGTCTGGTGAAGTTCGACTTCCTGGGACTTCGGACCCTGACGATCATCGACTGGGCGCTGAAAACCATCAACCGTGACCGCGCCAAGGTCAACGAACCGCCGCTGGATATCGCGTTCATCCCGCTGGACGATAAACCGACTTACACGCTGCTGCAAAAAGCCGAAACCACCGCGGTGTTCCAGCTCGAGTCGCGCGGCATGAAAGAGCTGATCAAAAAGCTCAAGCCCGACTGCCTGGAAGACTTGATCGCACTGGTGGCCCTGTTCCGTCCGGGGCCGCTGCAATCGGGCATGGTGGACGACTTCATCAACCGTAAGCATGGTCGCGCCGAACTCGCGTACCCGCACTCGGACTACCAGTACGACGGCCTCAAGCCGGTATTGGCGCCGACTTACGGCATCATCCTGTATCAGGAACAGGTGATGCAGATTGCCCAGGTCATGGCCGGTTACACCCTCGGCGGCGCGGACATGCTGCGTCGAGCCATGGGTAAGAAAAAACCCGAAGAAATGGCCAAGCAGCGTGGCGGCTTCATTGAAGGTTGCGCGACCAACAATATCGACGCCGACCTTGCCGGTAACATTTTTGACCTGGTAGAAAAATTCGCCGGTTACGGCTTCAACAAATCCCACTCCGCTGCTTATGGCCTGGTGTCGTACCAGACCGCGTGGCTGAAAGCCCACTATCCGGCGCCGTTCATGGCCGCGGTACTGTCGGCGGATATGCACAACACCGACAAGGTCGTGACCTTGATCGAAGAAGTGCGAACCATGAAGCTGCGCCTCGATGCGCCGGACGTGAACACCTCGGAATTCAAGTTCACGGTGAACGACGAAGGCCGCATCATTTACGGCCTGGGCGCGATCAAGGGCGTGGGCGAAGGCCCGGTCGAAGCGATTACCGAGGCGCGGCAAGAGGGGCCGTTCAAGGACCTGTTCGATTTTTGCGCCCGGGTCGACCTCAAGCGCATCAATAAACGAACCCTCGACGGCTTGATCCGCAGTGGTGCCCTGGACCGCCTTGGCCCGTATTTCCACGACGAGCAAAAAGCCTATCAGGCCAACATCGACCGCAACCGTGCGGTGTTGTTGACGGCCATGGAAGAGGCGATCAAGGCGGCTGAACAAACCGCTCGTACCCACGACAGTGGGCATGCCGATCTGTTTGGCGGTCTATTCGTTGAAGAAGACGCCGACGTCTACGCCAATCACCGCAAGGCCAAGGAACTGACCCTCAAGGAGCGCCTGAAAGGCGAGAAAGACACCTTGGGGCTGTACCTCACCGGCCACCCGATCGACGAATACGAAGGCGAGATCCGACGCTTCGCCCGTCAGCGCATCATCGACCTGAAGCCGGCTCGCGATACTCAGACGGTCGCGGGCATGATCATCGCCCTGCGAGTGATGAAGAACAAAAAGGGCGACAAGATGGGCTTCATCACCCTCGACGACCGCTCCGGGCGGATCGAAGCCTCGTTGTTCGCCGATGCATTCCATTCTGCGCAGTCGCTGTTGCAGACCGATGCGATGGTGGTGGTCGAAGGCGAAGTTAGCAACGACGACTTCTCTGGCGGCCTGCGCTTGCGGGTCAAGCGGGTGATGAGCATGGAAGATGCGCGCACCAACCTGGCCGAAAGCCTGCGCCTGAAGTTGCACACCAAGGATTTGAAGGGTGATCAACTACGCTGGCTGGGTGAGCTGTTCAAGCGCCACCGTGGCGCGTGCCCGATCACCATGGAGTACACCAGTCCCGATGCGAAGGCCTTGTTGCAGTTCGGCGAGACCTGGCGGATCGACCCGGCGGATGCCTTGATTCAAGCTCTGCGTGACCAGTTCGGGCGAGACAACGTCTTCCTCCAATACCGTTGA
- a CDS encoding acetyl-CoA carboxylase carboxyltransferase subunit alpha codes for MNPNFLDFEQPIADLQAKIEELRLVGNDNSLNIGDEISRLQDKSSTLTEDIFGKLTSWQIARLARHPKRPYTLDYIEHIFTEFDELHGDRHFSDDAAIVGGVARLDDQPVMIIGHQKGREVREKVRRNFGMPRPEGYRKACRLMEMAERFKMPILTFIDTPGAYPGIDAEERNQSEAIAWNLRVMARLKTPIIATVIGEGGSGGALAIGVCDQLNMLQYSTYAVISPEGCASILWKTSEKAPDAAEAMGITAERLKGLGIVDKVISEPLGGAHRDPAAAAASIRAELSSQLAMLKKFDNDALLARRYERLMSYGL; via the coding sequence ATGAACCCGAATTTTCTAGATTTCGAACAGCCGATCGCCGACCTGCAAGCCAAGATCGAAGAGTTGCGCTTGGTCGGTAATGACAATTCGCTGAATATCGGCGATGAGATCTCCCGCCTTCAGGACAAGAGCAGCACGTTGACCGAAGACATCTTCGGCAAGCTGACCAGTTGGCAGATCGCGCGTCTGGCGCGTCACCCGAAACGTCCATATACCCTGGACTACATCGAACACATCTTCACCGAGTTCGATGAACTGCACGGCGACCGTCACTTCTCCGACGACGCTGCCATCGTTGGCGGTGTTGCCCGTCTGGACGACCAGCCGGTGATGATCATCGGCCACCAGAAAGGCCGTGAAGTGCGCGAGAAGGTTCGCCGCAACTTCGGCATGCCACGTCCTGAGGGCTACCGCAAGGCGTGTCGCCTGATGGAAATGGCCGAGCGTTTCAAAATGCCGATCCTGACCTTCATCGACACCCCGGGCGCTTACCCTGGCATCGACGCCGAAGAGCGCAACCAGAGCGAAGCGATTGCCTGGAACCTGCGCGTCATGGCTCGCCTGAAAACCCCAATCATCGCCACCGTGATCGGTGAGGGTGGTTCTGGTGGTGCGCTGGCAATCGGCGTCTGCGATCAGCTGAACATGCTGCAATATTCGACCTACGCGGTGATTTCGCCGGAAGGTTGCGCCTCGATTCTGTGGAAAACATCCGAGAAAGCTCCGGATGCCGCAGAGGCGATGGGTATTACTGCCGAGCGCCTGAAGGGCCTGGGCATTGTCGATAAAGTGATCAGCGAGCCGTTGGGCGGCGCTCATCGTGATCCGGCCGCTGCCGCTGCCTCGATCCGCGCCGAGCTGAGCTCGCAACTGGCGATGTTGAAGAAGTTCGACAACGACGCGCTGCTGGCCCGTCGTTACGAGCGTCTGATGAGCTACGGTCTCTGA
- the tilS gene encoding tRNA lysidine(34) synthetase TilS produces the protein MSQPAIDLSTRLLHNLASWRNATTWRIAFSGGLDSTVLLHLLAHLAKTESLPALTAIHVHHGLQAAADAWPEHCQSVCDALGVPLEVVRVQVEPGASLERAARDARYGAFVAATHAGEVLLTGQHRDDQAETLLFRLMRGAGVRGLSGMPSERPLGRGHLLRPLLDVTRAELEVYATEHRLSWIEDPSNQDRQFSRNYLRHQVFPALTARWPQAVATMARSAAHLSEAQGLLDDLAQIDLARASTHSDFDWLGLRSLELAPLQFLSDARQRNALSHWLKPLTSLPDSDHWSGWEDLRDATNDARPVWRLAAGELHRAGGRLWWLSGGWLRTPPSPVSWVDPTVLLALPDNGALTLTGKIPDGPLQIRYREGGEVMNLPDRGHRDLKRLLNESGVPGFARGRLPLVYRDEQLLGVANLQGLNGSERSGWYLHWQPPIEDQGLS, from the coding sequence ATGAGTCAGCCCGCGATTGATCTGTCTACCAGACTCCTGCACAACCTCGCGTCTTGGCGCAACGCCACAACCTGGCGCATCGCCTTCTCCGGTGGTCTCGATTCCACCGTCCTGCTGCACCTTCTCGCACACCTCGCAAAAACCGAATCCTTGCCAGCGCTGACCGCCATTCATGTCCACCACGGTCTTCAGGCTGCGGCTGATGCGTGGCCGGAGCATTGTCAGTCGGTCTGTGATGCGTTGGGTGTACCGCTGGAGGTTGTACGTGTTCAGGTTGAGCCCGGCGCCAGCCTTGAGCGTGCGGCGCGAGATGCGCGTTACGGCGCCTTCGTCGCGGCGACTCACGCCGGTGAAGTGCTGCTCACTGGCCAGCACCGTGACGATCAAGCGGAAACCCTGTTGTTTCGGCTGATGCGTGGGGCGGGGGTGAGAGGCTTGTCGGGAATGCCGAGCGAGCGTCCGTTGGGGCGGGGGCATCTGCTGCGACCATTGCTTGATGTCACTCGCGCCGAGCTTGAGGTCTACGCCACTGAGCATCGGCTGAGCTGGATCGAAGATCCGTCGAATCAGGATCGGCAGTTCTCGCGCAATTACCTGCGTCACCAGGTGTTTCCGGCATTGACCGCTCGCTGGCCGCAAGCGGTGGCGACCATGGCTCGCAGTGCTGCGCATCTGAGTGAAGCGCAGGGGTTGCTCGACGACTTGGCACAAATTGATCTGGCCCGGGCCAGCACGCACAGTGATTTCGATTGGCTGGGTTTGCGGTCGCTGGAGCTGGCACCGCTGCAATTCCTCTCTGACGCTCGTCAACGCAATGCGTTAAGTCATTGGCTCAAACCGCTGACATCTTTGCCAGACAGTGACCATTGGTCGGGTTGGGAGGATTTGCGCGATGCGACCAACGATGCGCGTCCGGTCTGGCGGCTGGCGGCGGGCGAACTGCACCGGGCCGGTGGGCGTCTTTGGTGGTTGTCAGGTGGTTGGTTGCGTACTCCGCCATCCCCGGTGTCTTGGGTTGACCCCACGGTATTGCTGGCGTTGCCGGATAATGGCGCGCTCACACTCACCGGTAAGATCCCCGATGGCCCGTTGCAGATCCGCTATCGTGAGGGCGGCGAAGTCATGAATTTGCCCGATCGCGGCCACCGGGACTTGAAGCGTTTGCTCAACGAAAGCGGTGTGCCGGGTTTCGCCCGTGGCAGATTGCCGCTGGTCTACAGAGACGAGCAATTGCTGGGGGTGGCGAACCTGCAGGGGCTAAATGGCAGTGAGCGCAGTGGCTGGTATTTGCATTGGCAGCCGCCGATCGAAGATCAAGGTTTGAGCTGA
- a CDS encoding CTP synthase has protein sequence MTRYIFVTGGVVSSLGKGIASASLAAILEARGLKVTMLKLDPYINVDPGTMSPFQHGEVFVTHDGAETDLDLGHYERFIRTTMTQNNNFTTGRVYEHVLRKERRGDYLGATIQVIPHITDEIKRRIIKGAGDADVAMVEIGGTVGDIESQPFLEAIRQLRFEVGAKRAMLMHLTLVPYIATAGETKTKPTQHSVKELRSIGLQPDVLVCRSDHPIDISSRRKIAQFTNVEERAVIALEDADTIYKIPGILHSQGLDDFVVERFGLQCDSADLSEWEAVVDAKLNPEHEVTIAMVGKYMELLDAYKSLIEAMSHAGISNRTKVNLRYIDSEDIENQGTALLEGVDAILVPGGFGLRGVEGKITAVQYARENKVPYLGICLGMQVAVIEFARNVMGWKDANSTEFDRTSGHPVVGLITEWEDATGAVETRTEASDLGGTMRLGAQDCLLEPGSLVHDCYAKDVIVERHRHRYEVNNNLLPQIIEAGLKISGRSGDGALVEVVEAPDHPWFVACQFHPEFTSTPRDGHPLFSGFVKAALAQHQKKA, from the coding sequence ATGACGCGCTACATATTCGTCACGGGCGGTGTTGTTTCTTCATTGGGGAAAGGCATTGCCTCGGCTTCATTGGCGGCCATCCTGGAGGCGCGGGGACTTAAGGTCACCATGCTGAAGCTGGACCCGTACATCAACGTTGACCCGGGCACCATGAGCCCGTTCCAGCACGGTGAAGTGTTCGTCACCCACGACGGCGCCGAGACCGACCTGGACCTGGGCCACTACGAGCGGTTCATCCGCACGACCATGACCCAGAACAACAACTTCACCACTGGCCGTGTCTACGAACACGTCCTGCGCAAAGAGCGCCGTGGTGATTACCTGGGCGCAACCATTCAGGTGATCCCGCACATCACCGACGAAATCAAGCGCCGGATCATCAAGGGCGCCGGCGATGCCGACGTGGCCATGGTCGAGATCGGTGGCACCGTGGGTGACATCGAGTCGCAACCGTTCCTCGAAGCGATCCGTCAATTGCGTTTCGAAGTCGGCGCCAAGCGCGCGATGCTGATGCACCTGACACTGGTGCCGTATATCGCCACTGCCGGCGAAACCAAAACCAAGCCAACCCAGCACTCGGTCAAGGAACTGCGCTCCATCGGTCTGCAGCCTGACGTACTGGTGTGCCGCTCCGATCACCCGATCGACATCTCGTCGCGTCGCAAGATCGCGCAGTTCACCAACGTTGAAGAGCGTGCGGTGATTGCGCTGGAAGACGCCGACACCATCTACAAGATCCCGGGCATTCTGCACTCCCAGGGCCTGGATGATTTCGTCGTCGAGCGTTTCGGCCTGCAATGCGACAGCGCCGATCTGTCCGAGTGGGAAGCGGTGGTTGACGCCAAGCTGAACCCGGAGCACGAAGTCACTATCGCCATGGTCGGCAAGTACATGGAACTGCTGGACGCCTACAAGTCGCTGATCGAAGCGATGAGCCACGCCGGCATCAGCAACCGCACCAAGGTCAACCTGCGCTACATCGATTCCGAAGACATCGAAAACCAGGGCACCGCGCTGCTGGAAGGCGTCGACGCGATTCTGGTGCCGGGTGGCTTCGGTCTGCGTGGCGTGGAAGGCAAGATCACTGCCGTTCAATACGCTCGCGAAAACAAGGTTCCATACCTGGGCATCTGCCTGGGCATGCAAGTGGCCGTCATCGAGTTCGCTCGTAACGTCATGGGCTGGAAAGACGCTAACTCCACCGAGTTCGATCGCACCAGCGGTCACCCTGTGGTAGGTCTGATCACCGAGTGGGAAGACGCCACCGGCGCCGTCGAAACCCGTACCGAAGCGTCCGACCTGGGCGGCACCATGCGCCTCGGCGCTCAGGACTGTCTGCTTGAGCCAGGTTCCCTGGTGCACGATTGCTACGCCAAGGACGTGATCGTCGAGCGTCACCGTCATCGCTACGAAGTGAACAACAACCTGCTGCCGCAAATCATCGAGGCCGGCCTGAAAATCTCCGGTCGTTCCGGTGATGGCGCGCTGGTTGAAGTGGTTGAAGCACCGGATCACCCATGGTTCGTCGCTTGCCAGTTCCACCCCGAGTTCACCTCGACGCCACGCGACGGTCACCCGTTGTTCAGCGGTTTCGTTAAAGCCGCTTTGGCTCAACACCAGAAGAAGGCGTAA